Proteins encoded by one window of Sphaerodactylus townsendi isolate TG3544 linkage group LG02, MPM_Stown_v2.3, whole genome shotgun sequence:
- the LOC125426289 gene encoding olfactory receptor 10V1 gives MALEHGNQTGMAQFHFHPFSTLPEMQLLIFWTFLVLFLLSLLGNSTVVFIVHTERSLHTPMYFFLANLAVLEIAYSFVIAPLTLVNLASVRKASISLAGCGTQMFFFIFLGGADCILLSVMAYDRYVAICYPLRYTVIMNWSVCVSLVAGTLTMSVLFGIQLSVLILQLPFCGNNEINHFFCDFPAVLKLACSDTHAHQVTLFIISAVILTIPFLLICISYAFIAMAILHIRSTAGRKRAFSTCSSHLMVVLLQYSCGSLIYLRPSSSYSPEEGRVVSVVYTFITPVLNPLIYSMRNKELKNALKRTLRKKLMSQ, from the coding sequence ATGGCATTGGAGCATGGAAACCAAACTGGAATGGCACAGTTTCACTTCCATCCTTTCTCAACTCTGCCAGAGATGCAGCTGCTGATTTTCTGGACTTTCCTGGTTTTGTTTCTGCTCAGCCTCCTTGGGAACTCTACGGTTGTGTTCATTGTCCATACTGAACGGTCCCTCCATACTCCCATGTATTTCTTCTTAGCTAATTTAGCAGTTCTGGAGATTGCTTACTCTTTTGTCATTGCACCACTCACGCTGGTCAACCTGGCATCTGTGAGAAAAGCCTCCATCTCTTTGGCTGGATGTGGCACACAGATgttcttctttatctttttggGAGGTGCTGACTGTATCCTGTTGTCTGTTATGGCATATGACCGATATGTGGCAATCTGTTACCCACTGCGCTACACTGTCATTATGAACTGGTCAGTTTGTGTGAGTCTTGTAGCTGGAACACTGACAATGAGCGTCTTATTTGGTATTCAGCTCTCTGTCTTGATATTGCAACTTCCATTCTGTGGCAACAATGAGATCAATCATTTTTTCTGTGATTTTCCTGCTGTCTTGAAGCTAGCATGTAGTGATACTCATGCTCATCAGGTTACCCTCTTCATTATTAGTGCTGTAATACTGaccatccctttcctcttaaTCTGCATATCCTATGCCTTCATCGCAATGGCCATCTTGCACATCCGCTCTACTGCAGGCCGGAAACGAGCCTTTTCTACTTGCTCTTCCCACTTAATGGTTGTCCTTTTACAATACAGCTGTGGCAGTTTAATATACTTACGCCCCAGCTCTAGCTATTCACCAGAGGAAGGTCGGGTGGTTTCTGTGGTCTACACTTTTATTACTCCTGTATTGAACCCCCTGATCTATAGCATGAGAAACAAGGAGTTAAAAAATGCACTGAAAAGAACCTTGAGAAAAAAATTGATGTCCCAGTGA